The following are from one region of the Endozoicomonas sp. 4G genome:
- the recB gene encoding exodeoxyribonuclease V subunit beta: MTATTSTTTTSTTTTNKQPVANKPLQLNAETFPLHGNRLIEASAGTGKTYTIANLFLRLVLGHGPEHNQAISAHCQPLTVDQILVVTFTAAATEELRDRIRARLHQAREAFEKGLKDDAFIATLMNDLDRHTERARLLLAAERQMDEAAVFTIHGFCQRMLKQHAFESGTLFTNELITDESRLLEQSAADFWRTELYPLDKPLARLARSVWKTPDDLLNALRGLLGKPGLQVKTGTMPGTLEGFNRQYVEPALAIRNLWRDDRGDIEDQLLSCGLKKNSKPFKRIAEMAAFANSDALFPKLGKHESWEIYGREILEKALSKQGKLPTHRVFALIEDLLNQPVSIQDAFKSMMLSRALSSIAQRSLSIKNQKHQMSFNDLLTRLHQALHRDHGEQLANTLRAQFPVAMIDEFQDTDPLQYAIFSRIYPDHSSPNRDAGLFMIGDPKQAIYAFRGADIFTYMQARRQVSAHYSLDTNWRSSSNMVHSVNRIFEQCLQTTADQSRPPFIYQDIPFLSVKPSPKADHHRLLEANAEIPALTIWWQDNESAAVGKTDYEQTMTLTTASEVNRLLSQAQAAIHSDEHQQPLKAGDIAILVRTGRQGLMIREALAKQGIPSVYLSSSDSVFAANEAVDVLRILTACLNPGHDRTLRSALATPLLNLTAKALDALNEDELAWEQAVEEFSGYHQIWMKQGVLPMLRVLVQKRKLAEQLLAKDHGERRLTDLLHVGELLAAASLELESPHALQRWLSEHIRTPDTHADEQQLHLESERNRVQIVTIHKSKGLEYPVVFLPYICSFREAEEPVYHDSEHTTLDLSGDDQALVKADEERLAEDIRLLYVALTRSVHRCYVGMAPVKSGSGRKGDLTDLHRTAIGWLLNGPDPLDYGTLEQQLKHLAGSLPAIDFQPVEDLQLPLYQSEAEEDRRLVAAEFRGEVQKDWWVTSYSALSRTSHSHHKEPGHPTVQEPDASLETAGLDIEVVSEAEEAVTSELQPEAEKLDIFTFPKGARPGTFLHALFENLEDLTANTLNSLPCNLSDYVLKQLQTEGFDEKWCPTLEKMLDHCLKAPLNDTGLTLGDLPKHSKKVEMEFYLPVSRLRAGELNAILQSEDTLSAQAGLLDFVTVKGMLKGFIDLTFEHQGRWYVLDYKSNWLGDQLSDYTRENMRNVMIEHRYDLQYQLYSLALHRLLSSRLPDYDFEQHFGGVYYLFLRGVRKDEPQRPGIFYCRPNKTLIEKLDRLFYGDSPLSEEDSTLTGAS, encoded by the coding sequence ATGACGGCTACTACCAGTACCACCACAACTAGTACCACAACAACAAACAAGCAGCCTGTGGCCAATAAGCCCCTGCAACTGAATGCAGAAACCTTCCCCTTGCACGGAAACCGCCTGATCGAAGCCAGCGCCGGCACCGGCAAAACCTACACCATTGCCAACCTTTTTCTCAGGTTGGTTCTTGGCCATGGACCTGAGCACAATCAGGCAATATCGGCCCACTGCCAACCCCTGACCGTTGATCAGATTCTGGTGGTGACCTTTACCGCAGCCGCCACTGAGGAACTGAGAGATCGCATTCGTGCCCGACTTCACCAGGCCAGGGAAGCCTTTGAAAAAGGCCTGAAGGATGATGCATTTATTGCAACGCTGATGAACGACCTTGATCGTCATACCGAAAGAGCACGACTGCTGCTGGCTGCAGAACGTCAGATGGATGAAGCCGCGGTATTCACCATACACGGCTTCTGTCAGAGAATGCTGAAACAGCACGCCTTTGAAAGCGGCACGTTGTTTACCAATGAGTTGATTACCGACGAATCCCGATTGCTGGAACAGTCAGCCGCCGACTTCTGGCGCACCGAACTTTATCCGCTGGACAAGCCTCTGGCACGACTGGCCCGATCAGTCTGGAAAACCCCCGATGATCTGCTCAACGCCCTTCGCGGGCTACTGGGTAAGCCGGGTCTGCAAGTCAAAACCGGCACAATGCCTGGCACCCTTGAAGGTTTTAACCGACAGTATGTTGAACCTGCCCTGGCCATCAGAAATCTTTGGCGTGACGATCGCGGCGACATAGAAGACCAACTGCTCTCCTGTGGCCTTAAAAAAAACAGCAAACCGTTCAAGCGAATAGCCGAGATGGCGGCGTTTGCCAACAGTGACGCCCTCTTCCCGAAGCTTGGCAAGCACGAGAGCTGGGAAATCTATGGCAGGGAGATTCTGGAAAAAGCCCTTTCCAAACAGGGCAAACTGCCCACACACAGGGTTTTTGCCCTTATTGAAGACTTGCTGAATCAACCCGTCAGCATTCAGGATGCTTTCAAAAGCATGATGCTCTCCAGGGCACTGTCCAGCATTGCCCAGAGAAGCCTCTCAATCAAAAACCAGAAGCATCAGATGTCGTTTAACGATCTTCTGACTCGTCTCCATCAGGCACTTCATCGGGATCATGGCGAACAGTTGGCCAACACACTGCGAGCCCAGTTCCCAGTGGCTATGATCGATGAGTTTCAGGATACTGACCCACTGCAATACGCCATTTTCAGTCGGATCTACCCAGATCACTCAAGCCCCAACCGTGATGCCGGACTGTTTATGATCGGCGACCCAAAACAGGCTATCTATGCCTTCAGGGGAGCCGACATTTTCACTTATATGCAAGCCAGACGACAGGTCTCGGCTCACTACTCCCTGGATACCAACTGGCGCTCCAGCAGCAATATGGTGCACAGTGTCAACCGGATATTTGAGCAGTGTCTCCAAACAACTGCTGACCAAAGTCGTCCCCCTTTTATTTACCAGGACATTCCCTTTTTATCCGTCAAGCCTTCACCAAAAGCTGACCATCATCGTCTATTGGAAGCAAACGCCGAGATTCCGGCTTTAACGATCTGGTGGCAGGATAATGAAAGTGCCGCGGTGGGCAAAACCGACTATGAGCAGACCATGACCCTGACGACAGCCAGTGAAGTCAACCGATTGCTGAGTCAGGCTCAGGCCGCTATTCATTCAGATGAACACCAGCAGCCTTTAAAAGCCGGAGATATTGCCATCCTGGTGAGAACTGGCCGACAGGGTCTGATGATCAGGGAAGCTCTGGCAAAACAGGGGATTCCCAGCGTTTATCTGAGCAGCAGTGATTCCGTATTTGCCGCCAATGAGGCGGTGGATGTGCTAAGAATTCTCACCGCCTGTCTCAATCCGGGCCATGATAGAACCTTGAGATCCGCCCTGGCCACGCCACTGTTGAATCTGACGGCTAAGGCTCTGGACGCACTGAACGAGGATGAGCTGGCCTGGGAACAGGCCGTCGAAGAGTTTTCAGGCTATCACCAGATCTGGATGAAACAGGGTGTTCTGCCCATGCTCAGAGTACTGGTGCAAAAGCGTAAACTGGCAGAACAGTTGTTAGCAAAAGACCATGGCGAACGACGTCTGACAGACCTGCTGCATGTGGGTGAACTGCTGGCTGCAGCCAGTCTTGAGCTGGAAAGCCCCCACGCTCTGCAGCGATGGCTGTCTGAACACATTCGCACACCGGATACTCATGCCGATGAACAGCAACTGCATCTTGAAAGCGAACGCAACCGGGTGCAGATTGTCACCATCCATAAATCCAAGGGACTGGAATACCCCGTCGTATTTTTGCCCTATATCTGTAGTTTCAGGGAAGCAGAAGAACCGGTTTATCATGACAGCGAACACACGACTTTAGACCTGTCGGGTGATGATCAGGCCCTGGTTAAAGCCGATGAAGAAAGACTGGCTGAGGACATTCGACTGCTTTATGTTGCGCTGACTCGTTCTGTCCATCGTTGCTACGTGGGTATGGCTCCTGTGAAAAGTGGCTCCGGACGAAAAGGTGACCTGACCGACTTGCACAGAACCGCCATTGGCTGGTTGTTAAATGGCCCTGACCCGCTGGATTATGGGACGTTGGAGCAACAACTGAAACACCTGGCCGGAAGCCTCCCGGCCATTGATTTCCAGCCCGTTGAAGACCTTCAGCTGCCTTTGTATCAGAGCGAAGCTGAAGAAGACCGTCGTCTGGTCGCGGCCGAGTTCCGGGGTGAAGTCCAGAAAGACTGGTGGGTGACCAGCTACTCGGCATTGTCCAGAACCTCACACTCTCATCATAAAGAGCCGGGGCACCCGACGGTTCAGGAACCTGATGCTTCACTGGAAACCGCTGGTCTGGACATCGAAGTGGTGAGTGAAGCGGAAGAAGCGGTTACCAGTGAACTGCAACCCGAGGCGGAAAAACTGGATATTTTTACTTTTCCCAAAGGTGCTCGCCCCGGAACCTTTCTGCACGCTCTGTTCGAAAACCTCGAAGACCTGACCGCAAATACGTTGAACTCATTACCCTGCAATTTATCCGACTATGTACTGAAACAATTACAAACAGAAGGCTTTGATGAGAAGTGGTGCCCTACCCTCGAAAAGATGCTGGATCACTGTCTGAAAGCACCATTGAACGACACTGGATTAACTTTGGGAGATCTTCCTAAACACTCCAAAAAAGTGGAGATGGAGTTTTATCTGCCGGTAAGCAGACTCAGAGCCGGGGAATTAAACGCTATCCTGCAATCGGAAGACACATTGTCGGCCCAGGCTGGTTTACTGGATTTTGTCACCGTGAAAGGCATGTTAAAAGGTTTTATCGATCTGACCTTTGAACATCAGGGCCGCTGGTATGTCCTGGACTACAAGTCGAACTGGCTGGGCGACCAGCTCAGCGACTACACTCGGGAAAACATGCGGAACGTTATGATTGAGCACCGGTACGACCTTCAGTATCAGCTCTACTCACTAGCACTGCACAGACTGCTGAGCAGCCGACTGCCAGATTATGACTTTGAACAGCATTTTGGTGGTGTGTATTACCTGTTTCTCAGGGGCGTCCGAAAAGATGAACCGCAGCGTCCGGGCATTTTCTATTGTCGCCCGAATAAAACCCTGATTGAAAAGCTGGATCGTCTTTTTTATGGAGACTCACCCTTGAGTGAAGAAGACTCCACCCTGACTGGAGCCTCCTGA
- the recD gene encoding exodeoxyribonuclease V subunit alpha, translating to MINAIKHLYQQGKIRPLDYQFARFIHEIDSNPWLTLAAAITSYELGKGNLCVELEQLGEGQLFDLSREESNRLRGVATFPEEKPCLVDADFIFSRIVRTHGLGDGSKASPLVLDKRLYLYRYWQHECLVAQHLLKAGRQAEDLQETRTILDRLFQRNYSMLFKSRPDTDDSKVLEDYLIKWLDVEFPEDIDWQACTQTLESATKPEDLNILDDLIPQKHCLNWQKVAAATAATQPMVIISGGPGTGKTTTVTRLLAMLVEKGLKSGRVPDIRLVAPTGKASARLTESMGGALPALHCSEEVRNLIPSQAGTIHRLLGVIPNRPEFRHNASNPLHLDILVVDEASMVDLPLMRHLLDALPDHAQIILLGDKDQLASVDAGSVLGDICSAAEGGCSSQQAATLAKLTGFNLKPWSTRQGQFINDRFCQLQKSYRFDARSGIGTLAKTVNKGDARQTTRVFQQNFDDIALHPVDDKSHQQLLSLCAQGYTPYLQAIHNQQDAKTVLKAFNHFRLLCALREGRWGVEGLNDGIRSTLARKSLIPSEGLWYPGRPVLITRNAHDLGLYNGDIGIALPDSNGRLKVVFELPDGSLKHLLPSRLPEHQTVFAMTIHKSQGSEFPHTVMALPEQMTPVLTRELVYTGITRAKNKLDLFALPQILAKAIQQKTLRSSGLKDRLI from the coding sequence ATGATTAATGCCATCAAACATCTTTATCAACAAGGCAAGATTCGCCCGCTGGATTACCAGTTTGCACGCTTTATTCACGAAATCGACAGTAACCCCTGGTTGACTCTGGCCGCCGCAATCACCAGTTACGAACTGGGCAAAGGTAATCTCTGCGTAGAGCTGGAGCAGCTTGGGGAAGGTCAGTTGTTTGACCTCAGTCGGGAAGAAAGCAACCGATTGCGAGGTGTTGCTACTTTTCCAGAGGAAAAGCCATGCCTTGTTGATGCTGATTTTATTTTTTCTCGCATAGTGCGAACTCATGGACTGGGTGACGGCTCAAAAGCAAGTCCCCTGGTTCTGGACAAACGTCTCTACCTGTATCGATACTGGCAACATGAGTGCCTGGTGGCCCAACACCTGCTCAAAGCAGGACGACAGGCAGAAGACCTCCAGGAAACCCGAACTATTCTGGATCGACTGTTTCAGAGAAACTATTCAATGCTTTTTAAGAGTCGCCCTGACACCGACGATTCGAAAGTCCTTGAGGACTATCTGATTAAATGGCTGGATGTAGAATTTCCTGAAGACATTGACTGGCAGGCCTGCACCCAGACACTCGAGTCTGCTACTAAACCTGAAGACCTGAACATTCTGGATGACCTGATCCCACAAAAACATTGCCTGAACTGGCAGAAAGTGGCAGCGGCCACGGCGGCAACTCAACCTATGGTCATCATCAGCGGTGGACCCGGTACGGGTAAAACGACCACGGTCACACGACTGCTGGCCATGCTGGTTGAAAAAGGCCTGAAGAGTGGCAGGGTTCCCGACATCCGACTGGTGGCTCCCACCGGTAAAGCCTCTGCCCGACTCACTGAATCAATGGGTGGCGCTTTGCCCGCCCTTCATTGCAGTGAAGAGGTTCGCAACCTGATTCCCAGTCAGGCGGGCACGATTCATCGGCTTTTAGGCGTTATCCCCAACCGGCCTGAATTCCGCCACAATGCCAGCAACCCTTTGCATCTCGATATTCTGGTGGTGGATGAAGCGTCCATGGTTGATCTGCCACTGATGCGTCACCTGCTGGATGCACTGCCAGATCACGCCCAGATCATTCTGTTAGGCGACAAAGATCAGCTAGCTTCAGTAGACGCTGGCAGTGTGCTGGGTGATATCTGTTCTGCTGCCGAAGGGGGTTGCTCATCGCAGCAGGCTGCCACACTGGCAAAATTAACGGGCTTTAATCTGAAACCATGGTCAACTCGACAGGGTCAGTTTATCAATGACCGTTTCTGCCAGCTTCAGAAAAGTTACCGGTTTGATGCCCGATCAGGAATAGGCACACTGGCCAAAACCGTCAACAAAGGCGACGCCAGACAGACAACCAGAGTCTTTCAACAAAATTTTGATGATATTGCCCTGCACCCTGTCGACGATAAAAGCCATCAGCAACTGCTGTCACTCTGTGCACAAGGCTACACCCCCTATCTTCAGGCTATTCATAATCAGCAGGATGCAAAAACAGTTCTGAAAGCCTTTAATCATTTTCGCCTGCTCTGTGCGCTGCGGGAAGGACGCTGGGGAGTAGAAGGACTGAATGACGGCATTCGCTCAACTCTGGCAAGAAAAAGCCTGATCCCGTCAGAAGGTTTATGGTACCCAGGCCGCCCGGTTCTGATTACCCGCAACGCCCACGACCTTGGCCTGTACAACGGTGATATTGGTATTGCTCTTCCTGATAGTAATGGTCGCCTGAAAGTCGTCTTTGAATTACCCGACGGCAGCCTTAAGCATCTTCTACCCAGTCGTTTGCCGGAGCACCAGACGGTGTTTGCCATGACTATACACAAAAGCCAGGGCTCAGAATTCCCCCATACTGTGATGGCGCTACCCGAGCAGATGACACCGGTACTCACCCGGGAACTGGTTTACACCGGCATCACCCGGGCTAAAAACAAACTGGATCTGTTTGCACTGCCGCAGATTCTGGCCAAAGCCATTCAGCAGAAAACCCTGCGTTCATCTGGATTGAAAGATCGACTCATATGA
- the ansA gene encoding asparaginase produces the protein MSKKIYVIYTGGTIGMKPTDSGYAPSGNMQALLDEKLPSHARKGLPDFDLVEYEDLIDSSNIRPQNWQQMATDIADHYEDYDGFVVLHGTDTMAFSSSMLSFMLRNLDKPVIFTGSQIPLCEPRSDGLENFVGALSLATDERINEVCLYFNGRLMRGNRARKQNAYLFDAFDSPNFPWLGRADINIELNEALLLKPENKPEFHLECAEDTQVGIVQLFPGITAQWLEAALNQPQKAFIMRTYGTGNGPDGDPALLDTLKKATDAGKIIVNLTQCHRGAVHQDSYAAGSALAEAGVIGGLDTTTEAMFCKLHHLLSKGYSTWKIRELVGHNIAGELTI, from the coding sequence ATGAGCAAAAAAATCTACGTTATTTACACCGGCGGCACCATCGGCATGAAGCCCACCGATTCGGGCTATGCCCCTTCCGGTAATATGCAGGCACTTTTGGATGAAAAGTTGCCTTCCCATGCCCGCAAGGGTCTTCCTGACTTTGATCTGGTTGAATATGAGGATCTGATTGATTCCAGTAATATCCGCCCACAAAACTGGCAGCAGATGGCAACGGATATTGCGGATCACTATGAAGACTACGATGGTTTTGTCGTTCTGCACGGTACTGATACCATGGCGTTTTCCAGCTCCATGCTGTCATTTATGCTTCGCAATCTCGATAAACCGGTGATCTTCACAGGCTCCCAGATTCCATTGTGTGAACCCCGCAGTGATGGTCTGGAAAACTTTGTCGGCGCCCTGAGTCTTGCCACTGATGAGCGTATTAATGAAGTATGCCTGTACTTTAATGGTCGTTTAATGCGCGGTAACCGGGCTCGCAAACAAAATGCCTATCTATTCGATGCCTTTGATTCACCCAACTTTCCATGGCTGGGACGCGCTGATATCAATATCGAACTTAATGAAGCACTGTTACTAAAGCCTGAAAACAAGCCAGAGTTTCATCTTGAATGCGCTGAAGATACCCAGGTCGGCATTGTGCAACTGTTTCCCGGTATCACCGCCCAGTGGCTGGAAGCGGCTCTGAATCAACCGCAAAAAGCTTTTATTATGAGAACTTATGGCACAGGGAACGGCCCCGATGGCGACCCTGCTCTGCTGGACACTCTGAAAAAGGCGACAGATGCGGGCAAGATCATTGTTAACCTGACTCAATGTCACAGAGGTGCGGTTCATCAAGACAGCTATGCCGCCGGTTCAGCACTGGCCGAAGCGGGGGTGATTGGTGGTCTGGATACGACGACTGAAGCTATGTTCTGTAAGCTTCATCATTTGCTGTCAAAGGGCTATTCAACCTGGAAGATCAGAGAGCTGGTTGGACATAATATTGCTGGTGAGCTGACGATCTGA
- the ung gene encoding uracil-DNA glycosylase yields MQEIRLEPSWKTHLRDEFDKEYMQVLRSFLMSEKAAGKTIYPKGSEYFRAMDLTPFEQVKVVILGQDPYHGPGQAHGLCFSVRPDVRIPPSLVNMYKELQNDLGIPPAQHGCLEHWAEQGVLLLNSVLTVEHKQAASHQKRGWEQFTDKVIAELNSKREGLVFILWGSYAQRKGQFIDRSKHLVLQAVHPSPLSAHRGFFGSRPFSQTNDYLVSKGLQPIDWQLPAV; encoded by the coding sequence ATGCAGGAGATCAGGCTGGAGCCTTCCTGGAAGACTCATTTGCGGGATGAGTTCGACAAGGAGTATATGCAGGTTCTGCGTAGCTTCCTGATGAGTGAAAAAGCTGCTGGTAAAACGATTTACCCAAAAGGCAGTGAATATTTTCGGGCTATGGATCTGACGCCTTTTGAACAGGTCAAGGTGGTGATCCTGGGGCAAGACCCCTACCACGGTCCGGGTCAGGCCCATGGACTTTGTTTCTCAGTGCGTCCCGACGTGCGGATTCCCCCGTCACTGGTAAATATGTATAAAGAGCTGCAAAACGATCTCGGGATCCCCCCCGCCCAACACGGTTGTCTGGAGCACTGGGCTGAGCAGGGTGTTTTGCTACTCAACAGTGTTTTAACGGTTGAGCACAAGCAGGCCGCATCTCATCAGAAACGAGGCTGGGAACAGTTTACTGACAAAGTGATTGCTGAGCTGAACAGCAAAAGGGAAGGTCTGGTGTTTATTCTCTGGGGCAGTTATGCCCAGCGCAAGGGACAGTTCATTGACCGCTCTAAACATCTTGTACTACAGGCAGTGCACCCTTCGCCACTGTCAGCACATCGAGGTTTTTTTGGTAGCCGACCTTTTTCCCAGACCAATGATTACCTGGTTTCCAAAGGTTTGCAGCCTATCGACTGGCAGCTGCCAGCTGTTTAA
- a CDS encoding TetR family transcriptional regulator, with protein sequence MEATYSEERNCALSQMAQNEGAALGNGALKYQGRKTSRANSEQRRRTILEAALRIVVRDGVRGVRHRAVAKEAQVPLSATTYYFKDISDLITDTFTLFVEMGEETFKAFWQESDDQLQKALSLLDDSDDSRDQFIDQMLELAVNYVTNQLTEHRDYLIAERAFQLECLRNDNLRPIAFKHQTYLLNSLVSLFKRVGSSQPETDAQLFASFITQVEYEGLVQEGLLDIAPIKARLRRQIVLMFRP encoded by the coding sequence ATGGAAGCAACGTACAGTGAAGAAAGAAACTGCGCCCTATCGCAGATGGCCCAGAATGAAGGAGCAGCTCTCGGAAATGGAGCTCTGAAATATCAGGGACGTAAAACCAGCCGGGCCAACAGTGAGCAACGCCGTCGAACCATTTTGGAAGCAGCGCTGCGAATCGTAGTGAGAGATGGCGTCCGTGGTGTCAGACACCGAGCGGTCGCCAAGGAAGCGCAGGTGCCTCTCTCTGCGACCACGTATTACTTCAAAGATATTTCTGACCTTATTACAGACACGTTTACCCTGTTTGTAGAAATGGGGGAAGAAACCTTCAAGGCATTCTGGCAAGAGTCAGACGACCAGTTACAGAAGGCGCTTTCCCTGCTGGATGACTCCGACGATTCCCGGGATCAGTTTATCGATCAAATGCTGGAGTTGGCGGTGAACTACGTCACCAACCAGCTGACCGAGCATCGGGATTACCTGATCGCAGAGCGGGCTTTTCAGCTGGAGTGCCTGAGAAATGACAATCTGCGTCCCATCGCCTTCAAACATCAGACCTATCTTTTGAACAGTCTGGTGTCACTTTTTAAGCGCGTAGGCTCCTCACAACCGGAAACCGATGCTCAACTGTTTGCTTCTTTCATTACGCAGGTTGAGTACGAGGGGCTTGTGCAGGAAGGCTTGCTGGATATTGCACCGATCAAAGCGAGGCTGCGTCGCCAGATTGTTTTGATGTTCAGGCCATGA
- the lysS gene encoding lysine--tRNA ligase codes for MSEEQILDAQEENRLVALRREKLNAIRSERVAFPNKFRRDALAADLQKAFADASKEELLEIGKKVKVAGRIMLNRGAFMEIQDMSGRIQVYVNRKVLAKEVLKEAKSWDLGDIIGAEGTLQRSGKGDLYVDMERVELLTKSLRPLPEKHKGLSDTEMRYRQRYVDLMTREESREAFRIRSRIVQVIRDYFHEQDYMEVETPMLQVIPGGATARPFVTHHNALDIDMYLRIAPELYLKRLVVGGFERVFEINRNFRNEGLSTRHNPEFTMIEFYQAYADYNDMMDHTEALVKRLARDVSGGTTVTYQGNKIDFGKPFVRMSVFDSILHFNPDLEAADIDTIDSATQVAEKLGIEVKGTWGLGKIQIEIFEETVEQRLMDPTFITEYPTEVSPLARRNDDNPFISDRFEFFVGGREVANGFSELNDSEDQAERFRQQVAEKDAGDDEAMHFDADYINALEYGLPPTAGEGIGIDRLVMLFTDAPSIRDVLLFPHMRPQQ; via the coding sequence ATGTCTGAAGAACAGATTTTAGATGCCCAGGAAGAGAACCGGCTGGTCGCTCTTCGCCGTGAAAAACTGAATGCTATCCGTTCGGAGCGAGTCGCTTTTCCAAATAAATTCCGTCGTGATGCGCTGGCTGCGGATCTTCAGAAAGCGTTTGCCGATGCCAGCAAGGAAGAACTGCTGGAAATTGGCAAGAAGGTCAAGGTTGCTGGCCGTATCATGTTGAACCGTGGCGCATTCATGGAAATACAGGATATGTCCGGTCGTATCCAGGTTTACGTGAACCGCAAGGTGCTGGCAAAAGAAGTCCTGAAAGAAGCCAAGAGCTGGGACCTGGGCGACATTATTGGTGCTGAAGGTACCCTTCAGCGTTCCGGTAAGGGTGATCTCTATGTGGATATGGAGCGGGTTGAACTGCTGACCAAATCCCTGCGTCCGCTGCCCGAGAAGCACAAGGGTCTGAGCGATACAGAAATGCGTTATCGCCAACGTTATGTGGACCTGATGACCCGTGAAGAGTCACGTGAAGCATTCCGTATCCGTTCTCGCATTGTTCAGGTGATTCGTGACTATTTCCATGAGCAGGACTATATGGAAGTGGAGACCCCGATGCTACAGGTCATTCCAGGAGGGGCCACGGCACGTCCGTTCGTAACTCACCATAATGCGCTGGACATTGATATGTACCTGCGTATTGCTCCGGAACTCTACCTCAAGCGTCTGGTGGTGGGTGGTTTTGAACGGGTATTCGAAATTAATCGGAACTTCCGTAACGAAGGGCTGTCTACTCGTCACAACCCTGAATTCACAATGATTGAGTTCTACCAGGCTTACGCAGATTACAACGATATGATGGATCACACGGAAGCGCTTGTTAAGCGTCTGGCCAGAGACGTGAGCGGTGGCACGACAGTGACTTATCAGGGCAACAAGATCGATTTCGGCAAGCCATTTGTGCGCATGTCGGTTTTCGATTCTATACTGCACTTCAATCCGGATCTTGAGGCGGCTGATATTGATACGATTGATTCAGCCACTCAGGTTGCGGAAAAACTGGGTATCGAGGTCAAGGGTACCTGGGGTCTGGGCAAGATTCAGATCGAGATATTTGAGGAAACCGTTGAGCAGCGTCTGATGGATCCGACATTCATTACCGAATACCCGACAGAGGTTTCCCCTCTGGCGCGTCGTAATGATGACAATCCATTCATTTCTGACCGCTTTGAGTTTTTCGTGGGTGGGCGTGAAGTGGCCAATGGTTTCTCTGAGTTGAACGATTCTGAAGATCAGGCTGAGCGTTTTCGTCAGCAGGTCGCAGAAAAAGACGCTGGTGACGATGAAGCCATGCACTTCGATGCAGATTACATCAACGCTCTGGAGTATGGTTTGCCGCCAACAGCGGGCGAGGGTATCGGTATAGACCGTCTGGTCATGCTGTTTACTGATGCACCTTCTATCCGTGACGTACTGTTGTTCCCGCATATGCGACCTCAGCAGTAA
- the prfB gene encoding peptide chain release factor 2 (programmed frameshift) — protein MLEVNPIKERIKDLTARNDVLRGYLDYAHKSERLQEVERELEDPDVWNEPERAQALGKERSLLEGIVSTIEQLTSGLEDASELLEMSVEEQDEDGVEGVVEELDQLSEKLEELEFRRMFSGEMDPNNAYLDIQSGSGGTEAQDWANMLLRMYLRWGEQRGFKTEIIEVSAGEVAGIKSATVQFTGEYAFGWLRTETGVHRLVRKSPFDSGNRRHTSFSSVFVSPEIDDNVEIEINPADLRIDTYRSSGAGGQHVNTTDSAVRITHEPSGIVVQCQNQRSQHQNKDKAMQQLKAKLYELEMQKRSADAQALEESKSDIGWGSQIRSYVLDDSRIKDLRTSVETRNTQAVLDGDLDKFIEASLKKGL, from the exons ATGCTTGAAGTAAATCCTATCAAGGAGCGTATTAAAGATCTGACGGCGCGTAATGACGTGCTTAGGGGGTATCTT GACTACGCTCACAAAAGTGAGCGTCTGCAGGAAGTAGAGCGGGAGCTTGAGGACCCGGACGTCTGGAATGAACCCGAACGTGCCCAGGCCCTGGGTAAAGAACGTTCCCTTCTGGAAGGCATTGTTTCTACCATTGAACAGCTGACATCCGGTCTGGAAGATGCCAGTGAACTGCTGGAAATGTCAGTGGAAGAGCAGGACGAAGATGGCGTAGAGGGTGTTGTCGAAGAGCTGGACCAACTGAGTGAAAAGCTGGAAGAACTGGAATTCCGTCGTATGTTTTCCGGAGAGATGGATCCTAACAATGCTTACCTGGATATTCAGTCAGGTTCCGGTGGCACCGAGGCCCAGGACTGGGCCAATATGCTGTTGCGGATGTACCTGCGATGGGGTGAGCAGCGAGGCTTCAAAACCGAAATCATTGAAGTGTCGGCAGGAGAAGTGGCGGGTATTAAGTCGGCTACGGTTCAGTTTACCGGTGAATACGCTTTTGGTTGGTTGAGAACAGAAACAGGCGTACATCGTCTGGTACGTAAGTCTCCATTTGATTCCGGCAATCGCCGTCATACTTCTTTCTCATCAGTTTTTGTCTCTCCGGAGATAGACGATAACGTCGAGATCGAGATTAATCCGGCTGACCTTCGAATCGATACTTATCGCTCCAGTGGTGCCGGTGGTCAGCACGTAAACACCACCGACTCTGCGGTTCGTATTACTCACGAGCCTTCCGGTATTGTGGTGCAGTGTCAGAACCAGCGTTCCCAGCACCAGAACAAGGATAAGGCCATGCAGCAGCTGAAAGCGAAACTGTATGAGCTGGAGATGCAGAAGCGTAGCGCCGACGCGCAGGCTCTGGAAGAGTCCAAGTCTGATATTGGCTGGGGCAGTCAGATTCGTTCTTACGTGCTGGATGATTCCCGGATCAAGGACCTGAGAACCAGCGTAGAAACTCGCAATACCCAGGCGGTACTTGACGGGGATCTCGACAAGTTTATTGAGGCCAGCCTCAAGAAAGGCCTGTAA